From the Acaryochloris thomasi RCC1774 genome, one window contains:
- a CDS encoding mechanosensitive ion channel family protein, which translates to MDINLLLTNASSIVVAVGLQLVGAILLWIVGRWLIKFGMSLLTRAFKRSNIDATLLVYIKSTLGVLLNIVLIVAILGFLGIETSSFAALLAAAGIAIGAAWSGLLAHFAAGAFLIIFRPFQVGDFITAAGVTGTVDEIGLFVTSINTMDNVKTIIGNNAIFADTIQNFTANPHRRVELVAQLDNTVDPKVAIAALQQRLSQIPNVLTEPVPEVDILEFTLAGPVLSVRPYCHNDHYWQVYFDTNKVISEAGSAAGFPAPTQHYAIHTQAA; encoded by the coding sequence ATGGATATTAATCTTCTGTTGACGAATGCCAGCTCCATTGTCGTTGCTGTGGGTCTGCAGCTCGTTGGAGCAATTCTGCTCTGGATTGTGGGCCGATGGCTGATTAAATTTGGCATGAGCCTGCTGACCCGCGCCTTTAAAAGAAGCAATATTGACGCCACGCTCTTGGTTTATATCAAGTCAACCTTGGGTGTGCTGCTCAATATTGTCTTAATCGTTGCCATCCTCGGATTTTTAGGGATTGAGACTTCTTCCTTTGCAGCGCTACTGGCGGCGGCAGGCATCGCGATTGGTGCTGCCTGGAGTGGTTTGCTCGCTCACTTCGCGGCTGGCGCATTTCTAATTATCTTTCGCCCTTTCCAGGTGGGTGACTTTATCACTGCTGCAGGTGTCACAGGTACGGTGGACGAGATCGGTCTATTTGTGACCAGCATCAACACAATGGATAATGTGAAGACGATTATCGGCAATAATGCCATTTTCGCCGACACGATTCAGAACTTCACCGCCAACCCCCATCGCCGGGTAGAGCTAGTTGCCCAGCTGGATAACACCGTTGATCCGAAGGTTGCGATTGCTGCCCTGCAGCAGCGCCTCAGCCAGATTCCTAACGTGTTGACGGAGCCTGTGCCAGAGGTGGATATTCTAGAATTCACGCTGGCGGGTCCAGTTTTATCGGTGCGCCCGTACTGCCATAACGATCACTATTGGCAGGTGTACTTCGATACGAACAAGGTCATTAGTGAAGCCGGAAGTGCTGCGGGTTTCCCTGCGCCGACGCAGCACTATGCCATTCACACTCAGGCCGCTTAG
- a CDS encoding Tab2/Atab2 family RNA-binding protein, with protein sequence MPWQVDCYRRPLQDDAGQPLWELVICDPQDASCQVSVFCPQAEVTADWLQRQLERVISETGGKPERLQVFRPASLNLVEAAGQALAVPVEATRRTLALKSELQVRARQYSQMPGYTGESYDPLLIERPPPQPLPEDLLGEQWRFVALSASDLEEVLVQRPMPIQEISQELLPSQQGLAESALIPGLVIDSGRRSMQLARWLREQQPVFLQAQATGVVLEVGICDRKVLFTYDDPGMAAAAQLFTQRQQESQGIHFLLVQPDNSGVTYTGLWLLL encoded by the coding sequence GTGCCCTGGCAGGTTGACTGCTACCGGCGTCCGCTTCAAGATGATGCGGGTCAGCCGCTCTGGGAGCTGGTCATCTGCGATCCGCAGGACGCCAGCTGTCAGGTTTCTGTTTTCTGTCCCCAGGCAGAGGTGACGGCGGACTGGCTGCAGCGCCAGTTAGAAAGAGTGATCAGTGAAACGGGTGGAAAGCCGGAGCGGCTGCAGGTCTTTCGGCCTGCGTCCCTCAATCTGGTGGAGGCTGCGGGGCAAGCGCTGGCGGTACCTGTGGAGGCCACGCGACGGACCTTGGCTCTTAAGTCAGAATTACAGGTTCGAGCACGTCAATATAGCCAGATGCCGGGTTATACGGGCGAATCCTATGATCCGCTGTTGATTGAACGACCGCCGCCTCAGCCGCTCCCAGAGGATCTATTGGGAGAGCAGTGGCGGTTTGTGGCGCTGTCAGCTTCTGATCTCGAAGAGGTGCTGGTGCAGCGCCCTATGCCCATTCAAGAGATATCGCAGGAGCTGTTGCCTAGCCAGCAGGGACTGGCAGAGTCAGCTCTCATTCCAGGACTCGTGATTGATAGCGGACGGAGATCGATGCAGCTAGCGCGATGGCTGCGGGAGCAGCAGCCCGTGTTCTTGCAGGCTCAGGCTACGGGTGTGGTGCTGGAAGTGGGGATTTGCGATCGCAAAGTCCTCTTCACCTACGATGATCCAGGCATGGCGGCTGCGGCCCAGCTCTTTACCCAACGTCAGCAAGAGAGCCAAGGCATCCATTTTTTACTCGTGCAGCCAGATAACTCCGGTGTCACCTACACGGGCCTGTGGCTGCTGCTGTAG